Proteins encoded by one window of Isachenkonia alkalipeptolytica:
- a CDS encoding FMN-binding protein — MNNMQRKQVMAMVVMAVLAVGVLFGYDALSEDAAADASNYEVSAEGYNGPVSLRVYIDDEEIVEIEVLEQSETEELGDVAIDEMIAKILEEQSTDVDVESGATVSSNAVIEGVNEALAAAGMGSGDAYVGVAEGYNGDVEVEVIIDGNSIEAINVLEQNETENLGDEAIDEMIERILEAQSTDVDVQSGATVSSNALIEAVNNALDEAGVTLGEGSDDSEEEGDAAADYDAEGTLAIAPGYGGDVVLDIIMDGDEIAEIRVLEENETEGLGDDAIDAMIEKILDAQSTDVDVESGATVSSEAVIKAVAEATGQEAAESEAPEDPAADYDLETYEPEGIMVSGTGFQDRYEIYLDVIFDGNEIVEIRVIEHNETTGFGDGALRVVPERIISQQSTDVDIQTGATWTSETAMELVEKAVEEAGVTLDEQEVDEDEEPADDGGGGGG, encoded by the coding sequence ATGAATAATATGCAAAGAAAACAGGTAATGGCCATGGTCGTCATGGCGGTCCTGGCTGTGGGGGTGCTTTTTGGTTACGATGCGCTGAGTGAAGATGCAGCAGCAGATGCATCAAACTATGAAGTAAGTGCCGAAGGGTATAACGGCCCGGTCAGTCTAAGGGTTTACATTGATGACGAAGAAATTGTTGAGATCGAAGTGTTAGAGCAAAGCGAAACCGAAGAGTTAGGAGACGTTGCCATCGATGAGATGATTGCGAAAATCCTTGAGGAGCAGTCCACCGACGTGGATGTGGAATCAGGAGCCACCGTGTCCTCCAATGCGGTAATCGAAGGCGTAAATGAAGCCTTAGCGGCGGCGGGAATGGGTTCCGGTGATGCCTATGTCGGCGTGGCGGAAGGCTACAACGGCGATGTGGAAGTGGAAGTTATTATTGACGGAAACAGCATCGAAGCAATCAATGTGCTTGAACAAAACGAAACCGAGAATCTAGGAGACGAGGCCATCGATGAGATGATCGAGCGAATCCTTGAGGCTCAGTCCACGGATGTGGATGTGCAGTCGGGAGCTACGGTATCCTCCAATGCATTAATTGAAGCGGTAAACAATGCCTTGGATGAAGCAGGGGTAACCCTGGGAGAAGGTAGCGACGACAGTGAAGAGGAAGGCGATGCCGCAGCAGATTATGATGCGGAAGGAACCTTAGCCATTGCTCCGGGATACGGCGGTGACGTGGTGTTGGACATTATCATGGACGGCGATGAAATCGCAGAGATCCGAGTACTGGAAGAGAACGAGACGGAAGGACTTGGAGACGACGCCATCGATGCGATGATCGAAAAAATTCTTGACGCCCAAAGCACCGATGTAGACGTTGAGTCGGGAGCCACCGTGTCTTCGGAAGCGGTAATCAAAGCCGTGGCGGAAGCCACCGGCCAGGAAGCGGCGGAAAGTGAAGCACCGGAAGATCCGGCTGCGGACTATGATCTGGAAACCTACGAGCCCGAGGGAATTATGGTATCCGGTACCGGTTTCCAGGACCGATATGAAATTTATTTAGACGTGATCTTTGATGGAAATGAAATTGTGGAAATCCGTGTGATTGAGCACAATGAAACCACAGGATTCGGCGACGGCGCCCTACGAGTAGTGCCGGAGAGAATCATTAGCCAGCAAAGCACCGATGTGGACATTCAAACAGGTGCCACCTGGACATCGGAGACGGCTATGGAACTAGTGGAAAAAGCCGTGGAAGAAGCAGGGGTAACCCTGGATGAACAGGAAGTTGATGAAGACGAAGAGCCGGCCGATGACGGCGGCGGAGGCGGAGGCTGA
- a CDS encoding ribokinase, with product MTEQRSPKERCGNHEYPYKNDSDHGTCRTQKDTSSKAPDKVVVVGSLNMDYVLTTERLPRKGETLPAHDFSTVHGGKGMNQAVAIARLGGDAVRPVMVGCLGKDRDGDQLVQALSKASIAGDFIQRREDFTTGIAFITVSDTGDNTIVVHPGSNHGLSPQWVQDAMNKHRDAAMVVLQMEIPLEIIQQTIDTAYDYGIPVVLNPSPFKSLPKETLEKVHTLVVNQVEAEQIAKSIGALPKFLATDDHLRHPQVSTEAHQHTTKVPTKVQQDTPRPSKEPKRGSHTPPNPEEPTAKKHDSKDDPDPRALVAALSKTKIPHIILTHGDQGVYYNRQDPFSDRYHHTIGDASTGPFDDHWKGHSENTKADEKSPTAVYHQPAKKVSVVDPTAAGDSFLGAYVAGRSLGYSPEKSIAYGIHAGAFAVTKSGAQPSIPTKKDLLSAGWKDCPEE from the coding sequence ATGACTGAACAACGCAGTCCAAAAGAAAGATGCGGCAATCATGAGTATCCCTATAAAAACGACTCCGATCACGGCACCTGCCGTACACAAAAGGACACCTCTTCCAAGGCCCCGGACAAGGTAGTGGTTGTGGGAAGCTTGAATATGGATTATGTCCTTACCACCGAGCGACTGCCCCGGAAGGGGGAGACCCTTCCGGCCCATGATTTTTCAACGGTCCACGGCGGCAAAGGGATGAACCAGGCCGTGGCCATCGCCCGTTTGGGAGGGGATGCAGTTCGGCCGGTGATGGTGGGCTGTCTCGGAAAGGATCGGGACGGGGACCAACTTGTACAGGCCCTGTCGAAGGCCTCCATAGCCGGGGATTTTATTCAGCGACGGGAGGATTTTACCACCGGCATTGCTTTTATTACCGTCTCCGATACCGGGGATAACACCATTGTGGTCCACCCGGGGTCCAATCACGGACTAAGTCCCCAGTGGGTACAGGATGCCATGAACAAACACCGGGACGCCGCCATGGTGGTGCTGCAGATGGAAATCCCGTTGGAAATTATTCAACAGACCATTGATACCGCCTATGATTACGGTATACCCGTGGTCCTGAACCCCTCGCCGTTCAAATCCTTACCGAAGGAAACCCTGGAAAAGGTCCACACCTTAGTGGTAAACCAGGTGGAGGCGGAGCAGATCGCGAAATCCATCGGCGCCCTGCCAAAGTTCTTAGCCACCGATGACCATTTGAGGCATCCTCAGGTTTCCACAGAGGCGCATCAACACACCACCAAAGTCCCAACAAAAGTACAGCAGGATACCCCGAGGCCTTCCAAGGAACCGAAACGGGGCTCCCATACACCACCGAATCCTGAAGAGCCCACAGCAAAGAAGCACGACTCTAAGGATGACCCGGACCCGAGGGCCCTGGTCGCCGCCCTTTCCAAAACCAAGATCCCCCATATCATCCTGACCCACGGAGACCAAGGGGTGTATTACAACCGGCAGGATCCCTTTTCCGACCGATACCATCACACTATAGGCGATGCTTCTACCGGCCCTTTCGATGATCACTGGAAAGGCCACAGCGAAAATACCAAAGCGGATGAAAAAAGCCCCACCGCCGTTTATCATCAGCCGGCGAAAAAAGTCTCCGTGGTGGATCCCACCGCTGCGGGTGACAGCTTTCTCGGGGCTTACGTGGCCGGGCGCAGCCTAGGGTACTCCCCGGAAAAGTCCATCGCCTATGGAATTCACGCCGGCGCCTTCGCCGTAACCAAGTCCGGGGCCCAGCCCTCCATCCCTACCAAAAAGGATCTTTTATCGGCGGGCTGGAAAGACTGCCCCGAAGAATAA